The stretch of DNA aaaaaaaaaactgagatTGTATGATTGAGGAGACGTTGGAATTTTATTGATGTAAGAATTGAGGTGATGTGTAGTAGTAGTGAACAATGTGTCAGTAAGTGGACTTAAAAACTTTGTTAAGAGGtgattctgattttttttttttttaatctgctAGATCATTTCAAGTTGGAAGAGAAAAGTTCTTAATCCCATGGCTTCTGGTTGTAAATCGGAAAAGTACGGAGGTCCCGATGATCGAAGTAGAGCTGGTAATGTGTTTAAGATAGTTCTGACAGGAACTTATTGAGTTTATCTAATTATTCTAGTCATCAAGTGGATCATATGAGTTCATGGATGCCAAACAACAAAGACTTGTTATAAAGCATATGTTTTCTAACTAGGAAATGAATTTACTGGAATATTTTGAGTCATGCAGAGGTATTCAGGTAACGATTTCCATGGTGTCACTGCAAAAGTTGTGGACATGCCTCATCACTGTACGTAGTTCCTCTCTACTTATACTATTTGTAAATGAAAAGTATTACTCTTAGGTATGTGCTTTCCATGGTTCGTCCTATGTGTTGGAAGTGTCATGGAATGGCCTTGAAAACTTTTTCAAGTCTTAAAAACTTTTTACTTCGATGTTTCTAAGGTTTATTTAAAACTGCCAACAGATAGACATTTTTGGTGATAATTTTCTCTCATGTTTTCATTGAaggttgttaatttttttatatatgaataaaattcGGCGCACTATTTTGCATGATCACTCCACTTCTACATTTTCCCAAGCTTGTACAATTTCAATTGCGATTTGGAATATTTCTGTATacaagggaaaaagaaagataaaagaagCTAATATGCTATTACCTATATGTATTTAAGTTAAAGATTGCTGTACATGATTAAATAAAGTTTTGTTATGCTCATAGCTTTTGTTATGAATTTTCAGATGTTGAAATTCATCCTGAGATTCGGAAACAATTCTGGGATTCGCAGCATTGGCCAAAGCATATACTTGTGAGATATACATGGTTGGTATTATTTGATTTGCGGCTAGATATATTCATACTCTGTATATTTTGCCACTCCAAGCTCAAAAAAGTTAGTATTGTTGCACATATCACATTGTAACATAATATCAAGTAATTATTCTTTCAGAATTTCATTAGtttgtatgagaaatatgccaTTCTTTCATCATTTTTGTGAAAACAAATTATTAGAGATGCATTATGGATTATTTCAGGAAGGAGCATTCAGATATAGATGTAGCTTCTGGATTTTACGTTCTGTTTGGTTCAGGtaaataaaatgttattttttgctattttgTTTTGTAATTGTAAGTAATATCTTATTAAACACAGAACTACTCTTAGTAAGGATCGTCAACTTATTTCTGTGACCAATCCATTGAAAATTGAGTTAGTATCTCGGAACCTCACAAATATCCCTGGCTGAGAATTTGACATAGGATTGCAAGAATAACCCTCTCTCACACACAAACACACAGAGCTGAGGACTGAAATTAATTGAAATACCTTCtacaaaaataccaaaaaaaaaaagaaaacggaATGTCCTGTTTCCAAGTTTTGCTGATAACTTTGTCAAGTTAGTTTCACCAAGTACATTTTTGCTGCCACTTCCATGGATGTTTCAGGGCTCATGTTATCTTTCATCCTCTCAATCTATATATTGCAATCATCACGGGAAAAATTGGAAAGGTACGTGATCCTTGGTTTGAAATAAGTGAAAAACTTTTCTCAtgtgtttattttgtattttctgCTTTAATATTTTCTCATTGAATCCCAGATTTGTAAGGGAGACTGTTGTAGAAAGCAACATGCCTGGTGAGGTGATAGCCAAAGTTGAATGATGGACGAGTGAGTTCCCTTTTTATCGTTAATATAAGGATGTACATTGTAATATTTTGTTAGTCTCAGGTGTGGGAAAGCATGTACAAGAACAAATTTAAATGTAGGATATAATAGTGAGGTGACTGCTCAATTTGATCCATTTCTTGAGATATTTATCACATTTTTCACTggtcgaaattttttttaaatattcacCGGAGTGGTAACCTTTAGTACAGTAGCATGATTCCATTTCCCAAAGACCCAAACTCCAAGCACAACAACTATTAAGAAcatataaaatgaaataaataaataaaataagaaccaAAACCACTGCCCAATAGAAACCATATAAATGGAAAGAAGATATATATGGCATGTATGCATAGTTGCATACCATCATTGGCCAATGCCCTTATTCCCCCAACAAGCAAAGATCACCACCCCTGCATCTTTAAAGCTTTATTTGTGTTGTGCCACATTCACCATACCATCTCATAAATTATCGCAAAAGAGTTGATGAAATTCTGCATGGGCGCCATCTGAAAACATGAAAACGTCAATAAACTATAACTCAACTCAAATGGTATAGTTTCTCTCTAGTTGCTATAACGTGTGTTAAGCGTGTGAGGAGTTTGTGAGTGTATTATGTGATACCTATAGATTGGAGTTGTCTAAATGGAGTCATCCTCATGCAGCTTACAAATGTTCATTCTAAATTTTGTTAGGaactaattttaaatgtttactTATAAGAAAATGAATACAAATCTAGGTGACATAGCAATAACTCCTCACTTCATAGATGTTGCAGCCCgaaacaaacacacaacaagtgaaccctaaaatttaagataaaaaaaatatcaaaacttttacataaaaataaaattatgctaTTTTTCGAAAGTCATTTTGGTTACATTTCTGtccttttattatatataaagctTGGTAAAACAACGAGAAAACAGTGAAAATAAATCGTGGTTATAAAATAATGATTTATACCCAAACAACGAAAGAGTGAACCGTGATTTTGTATTACGATTTAGGAGGAGATATAAATTACAGTTGTGTTCCACAATTTATTATAAGAAGAAATTACCTGAAAATCGTGGCAGAGAGTATGTTTGTATTAGGAGATTGTTATATTATACTTATTTGTATTAAGATACATATTATTTAGATATTGGTACTCCTAAAACTTGATTATTAGTTTTATAAAttctaaaagtagttttaaaataagatattaatgCTGAAGATAATAGACTATTAAGATATTGGTATTTCACAAATTATTCTGAAAATGAGGTTATtaggattaaaaataattttataattatacgaaagaaaataaaattaatttatattttttctattgatacattaactattatttttaaaataacaagaaattatgACCGTTATATGAAAAACTAATTCAAGATCAATAATAAAGTCTGAATATCCTCttaaaaaaactattaaaatatcagttgaaaaagatttagaaGTTGAAGCAGCCCCTATAAAGATAACAACGCGAAACATAGAAAAAAGAGATTAAAAAATTGCATCAACAACTAAACTTTATCAATACTATGTTAGATATAATGAAAAACTAATTAAGAAGAAtggaaaatatagaaaaaacaattaaaatagaaaaaccaATATATAAATTACAAAGTTTAGataatatcaatttaaaatcaaaagtgGAAGCAGAAGTGgatgaattaaaagaaaaacctaAAAGTATTAGTTTGAAAAAATGACGATTAATACATTAAAAGCAGaagaatgattaaaaataaataaaataactcaTAAAATAAATTACTCAAAAACTAGAAATTATTATTCCAGACCATCACCAGTAGATGTAAGTCTAGAAGAAAGAACATAATTAATACCAAATAATTTTTCTGGATCAGATTTAGGAGAATGAAATATAGATGGATTAAGTGAATAAGCAATTCTATATCAAATGTGTAGTATGAAAATGGTAGCAACTGCTTATAAAATGAGAAAAGTCTGAGATAAAGATGCCACAATTATGTTAATCCAAAGGTTTATAGGCCAATTAAAAGGATAGAGGGATAACTTTTTCGGTATtcaagaaaaagaattaattattaacagCGTTAAACAAGAAGATCAATCATAAGATGTTACATCCACATTAATATATACAATCATTAGAAATTTTGTGGGAGACCCAAGTACTTTTAAGGATAGGATAGCAATccaattaatgaatttaagaTATCTAACAATGTCTGATTATAGATAGTATAAAGATGTTTTCATGGCAAAAGTAATGATTAGAGATGATGCCTCTGCATCTTTCTAGAAAGAAAGATTCATAACAGCTTTACAAAAATTACAAACACAGTTTGGAACAAAAATTGCTTATAATTTATTAACCTTTGGACAATTACATAacataataaatcaaattaggttgatctagtggttagctcactagtccgcttaagcaagtgtcagGGGTTCGAATCCTGCCTTGTACAagcagcaacccattggccaaTGACAAACCCATGGGGGCAGAAACATGCCCCAGCCCCAGCCTCCACATTTAGTCCATGTCCTTGTCCCGTTTTCGCAACGGGTATCGAGGACCCCATATTCGCCGGGGACCGTGGACTCCACAATATTTGcggatttttaaaaaattgaaacaaaaattgaaaaaaaatatatatcaagcATCATGTTCATAGTTTCCACAGACATtgacaacaaaaaaatattaacaacatATTCATAGTCTCTAAAGatattaacaataacaaatatttaatatcaAACATATCCATAAAACAACCAAAGTACCAAACATATCCAAAATCTACAAAGCATAATTTATCATACGAAAATTCTCAAGCCTTTTTTCACGATATAATGGTAGTGATGGTAGATTCCGATTTGTTTGAATCCTACATCAAAATGAAGAATacaattaaaagttaaaatcgtaaaataaatcaagaataagtcaataatatgaaaaaatagtATTGTATATAATTTAGTAGTTTCCTTACATCAACATTTGTTTTAATGCTATTAATTGTATAGCACTCAAACACTATGTTAACTGTGGTTCCAAGCTCATTCGAAAGCTAATCTTGGTTACACATTAAAGCCTGAGAGGTTGAGCGTTTGACCGTTTGAGGAGAGGAGAGGAGAGAAATCTGAGGAGAGGCTCTGAAGCTAACATATATGAgataatgaaaatgaaaacCCTAGCCATCaatgaaaattcaaaagctTCAGAGCCTCTCCTCAGATTTTTCTCCTCTCCTATCCTCTCCTCAAACGGTCAAACGCTAAGCAAAAAACCAgtcttttcatatatatattaggGCGTTTTAGTCTTTTCAAATAAATAGAGGTTAAACCAGTCTCCACGGGGTGGGAATCTCTACCCCCTACCCCGTTTATCATACGGGGCCCCATCCCAAGCCCCATACCCCCCTCCTGGCGGATAAATCCCCGCAGGTAGCCGCTCTGCCAGGTTTTTTTGCCATCCCTATATGGAAttagttataaatttataaaattagaatgtTAAATCTATTTTTCTGCATCATTATGAAAAGTGCAGCAACTTTAAATGATTATAACTATTTCCACAATGATCAGAATTACGTGGGACAAAGTTTAGGGTGAACCTGAGATGTCTAGAGTTAGATTGGAGAATTATGGGATAGTTCGTTAATTGTGTGAattatgataaattttttaagtatgGTTGTTAAAACTTTTTGCTGTAGAATTTTGAGCGggacaataatttttttgccTCGCCACGATTGCTACAAATTGAATTTTGAGGTCAAACTAATTTTGTTTGAAAGTTTGAtgaatctaatttatttttttgaaaagtattGTCTGAAGCAGAGAAAATAGTTTTTCAGCACTTATGTCAGCAACTTCTAGTACTCAACTCCAAGAACTAAACACCTATTGCGTTTCAACCAAATGTAAATGAAAGCTTGGTATATCTAGTGTGTTCAGTCCAAATTTTAGGGTGATCTAAGTTTTAATGAGTAAATTATGCTACTTGAAAGAAGTTGTATTCGttagtttttaaaatagaattgtGCAAAAAAAAGAACTAATTTCTAAGTTACATAACTCTTTCATTAGGAATGATATTGACCTGGAACTAATTGTAAAAGAAACTTAAACGAGTCTAGTTGAACCATGTTAATTTTGAGAGTTATTGgatttaaactaaaatttattaggattagaaaattattttataattatacgaaagaaaatagaattaatttatatttcttctaTTGATACATTAactattattcttaaaataacaagaaattatgtccattaacaaaaataactattatatGAAAAGCTAATTCAAGGTCAATAATAGAGTCTGAATATTCTTctaaataaactattaaaatacCAGTTGAAAAAGATCTAGAAGTTGAAGTTGCTCCTATAAAGATAACAACgcgaaacataaaaaaaagaaatattaaaaaattgcaTCAACAACTAAACTTTATCAATACTATGTTAGATATAATGAAAAACTAattaagaagaatgaaaaatatggaaaaaataattaagataaaaaaaaccaaTATATAAATTACAGAGTTTAGataatatcaatttaaaataaaaaatagaagcaaaagtggatgaagatgaattaaaagaaaaacttagaaGTATTAGTTTGAAAAATGACGATTAATACATTAAAAGCAAAAGAAggataagaaataaataaaataactcaTAAAATAAATTACTCTAAAACTAGAAATTATTCGAGACTATCACCAGTAGATGTAAGTCTAGAAGAAAGAACATAATTAATACAAGATAATTTTTCTGGATCAGATTTAGTAGAATGAAACATAAATGGATTAAGTACTTTTAAGGATAGGATAGCAAcccaattaataaatttaagataTCTAACCATGTCTGATTATAGATGGTATAAAGATGTTTTCATGGCAAAAGTAATGATTAGAGATGATGCCTCTGCATTTTTTTGGAAAGAAAGATTCATAACAGCTTTACAAAAATTACAAACACAGTTTGGAACACAAATTGCTTATAATTCATTAACCTTTGGACAATTATATAACATAATaaaccaagttgggttggtctagtggttagctcactagtccgcttaagcaagtgtcgggggttcgaatccTGCCTTGTGCAAGTAGCAACCCATTGGCCAAtggcaaacccttaaatggaacttagtaccgcgacggattagtccttaacttGTCGGGTTAAGGGATACCGtggaaaactaaaaaaaattatataacatAATAGTACAAACAGGTATAGAAGTATGTACAGATACTAAAATACCAcaaaaaaaactattattgaaaAAGGGGAATTAGGAACATTCTATTACCAATATGAAATAATCTCTGAAATGGCACCAAAcagtcaaaataaaattattaaaaaaagaaaattttacgaaagacaaaataaatataatacagaAAGAACTCCTTACTAtgaaaaaaaactatataaaatatctcataaaaGTCCTAAAGGAAAAATCAAGTCTTTTAATAAGAGAAAACAAGTAACATCTtagaaacataaaaaaacaagGTCATTATACTAATAAATGTACAACAgaatgaaagataaataaaatagaaaaataaggaaGTTAAACAATCGTTGATAgctttattaattaattcagAATAAGAGGAAGAATCATTTTATGAAAGCTCCTCTAAATTTGAGAATTACTTCATACATCAATTAGATGTCATCAGATGAAAAAACCTCAGAAGTAAAGAGCAAAAATGATtagcaaaataattatttaggaATAGGATTGTAtaattgcaaaaagtgtgaaaaaaaatgtaaatgttTTAACAAAAGAACAAACTTCTAccttaataaatatattaacaaaTTAGAAGATACACTTCTAAGATATGAATTTATAAATTAGCTAACAGaactaattaagaaagaaaaaaaaaagatgaaataaaaccaacataaataaaaaaaaagttataaccATTTTAAAAACCCACAAGAGAAGGTCTCCTTTAACTCACTTCGAGAagaaataagaattttaaaaaggatTATTTTCTTTAGATTTATATACTATCTTCTTGTTAATCTAAAAGTTTTATAACAAAAACTTTGAAGTAACAGTGAAAACTCTTAATATATTGGTCAGTCTAGATCGTGGTCTCGGTTGTAAGTCTTATTTAGACAGTAAATTCGTTGGTCAGCGAAAGTGGTCCCGTAACTCGCAAAATTTTAACCGTAAAATGGCTAGATTCTTAAGAACAATGAGTAATTTAAATCTAggtagaaataattttttaatagtaaaaatagaTAACAATGAAGTATCAACCTCCAGAACTAAAAATGAGAAAATAGCTAAGTTAGAAGAAAGTTTTTATAATTAGAGTATActaataatagataaaaataaagtatataaaaaGAGATCTTTTTAGAAAGTAAAAGATTATGAAATTTACATACTAGAATATAGTTATCCTGAAACAAGTAACAATAAGACAATTACTATTTTTCGAAGAGAATAGATTAAAAGCACATAGTAATCAAGGATATAACTTTATTCATATAGGATTAATACAAGTATCAGTAAAacctaattttaaaatagaaaataaatgttCGAATATTATTAATGTTAAAAGatacaagtggtatcagagcctgaGAGAAGGTGTCTGATAATACTTTATAAaggattatatatattttttatcaaagcTTGCTTAAAAGGAAGGTGTCTGataatactttatatatataactcaaatattaaattctttattttagttttccACTCACTCAAACGCACGCACACAGGCACTCAACAGTCATCACTCGCAGCACTTACCAAAACACGTGTATATATTCTCTGTACTCTAACACACGCGTCCTTGTTCTACTTATCCTCACTCACTCACGAAGGAAAAAGAAGCATAGAGGAATCTACACTCTAACACACACGTCCTTATTTCACTTATCCTCACTGACTCACAAAGGAAAAGAAGCATAGAGAAAGTGACGCGAGAATTgtagagagaggaagaagaagaaaaagaagaaagggagaagagaggaAGGAAGAGGGTGCAGCGTCTTCCCTCATCGCCGCTGCCNNNNNNNNNNNNNNNNNNNNNNNNNNNNNNNNNNNNNNNNNNNNNNNNNNNNNNNNNNNNNNNNNNNNNNNNNNNNNNNNNNNNNNNNNNNNNNNNNNNNNNNNNNNNNNNNNNNNNNNNNNNNNNNNNNNNNNNNNNNNNNNNNNNNNNNNNNNNNNNNNNNNNNNNNNNNNNNNNNNNNNNNNNNNNNNNNNNNNNNNNNNNNNNNNNNNNNNNNNNNNNNNNNNNNNgagagagagagagagagagagagagggaaacGATAAAAGGTGAGGGAAGGAAGTGGACGAGGGTGTGGCAGTCTCCTTCGCCGCTGTTGTCACCGCTGGGATCACATTGAAAGAGTtgcaaaagggaagagaaaaCCGAACTTGAGGGAGAATGAGAATGGTTTTCAATGGGAATAATAGAGGAGAAATGGGTCATCCGCCGCTGCCACGGTCGCCGGGGAGTCGTATGCCGCCGTTGGAGTCGCCGTTCTGTCATTGTCAACTTTGAAAGGAGACACCACAATTGTTGTCTCCGAAAGTACCATCCTCTCTGTTCTGGTTCCAATTCCTCCATTCCTGAAACTCTACTGCTGATTCTGCTTGGAGGTTGCTGCTGGCTGATTGATAGTGGAATGATGAAGCTGTTATGTTGATGGTGCATTCTAGCTAGCCGCTATTGCTACGATTCCATCTCTGATTTCTTTTAGTTTCAACAAATTGAGGTAggagatatatttttaaaattaaagattttaATTCTTGAATGACTATAAAGTTTAGTAAATAATTGGAGATATGGTTATTAATTGTTTGATTTGCGTGTGAAATTTTGTTTGGAGCTGTGAATGTGGATGGTGTTGATGTTATTGTGAAATTGATTGTATGTGTGTAAATACAAGTTTGTTTGATGGTAATGTACACTTTTGTAAACTTGTTTGGGAACTAATGGCGACTGAAAATTCTGATTTGGCTTGATGATATTGTGTTGGTTGTTGAGTTGAATTATGAGAAGCTAGGATTGGACTTGAAAATTGTTGAAGGATTGAAGTTAATTGTTAAACCGATTTCTTATAATCCGATGTAGTAAcctcataaataaattaagtaattcTATGATGACTGAAATTGCGTGGTGCTAAATTAGGAGAAAACTAAAGTGGGTCTAGTTGCTCGAGTCCAAACTTGAGAGGATTTCTAAATTAAGTGTGGAATAGGCATGGCAACAGGTATCCATGGGGGCGAAAACATGCCCCCACCCCAACCTCCATATTTAGTCCCGTCCTTGTCTCATTTTTACAACGGGTATCGAGGACTCCATATCTGCCGGGGACCGTGGACTCCACAATATCTgcagatttttaaaaaattaaaacaaaaattgaaaataatgaaaaaaacatATCAAGCATCATGTTCATAGTCTCCACAGACATTGACGAGACAAAAAAGACATTAACAACATATTCATAGTCTCCAAAGAcattaacaataacaaatatttaatatcaAACATATTCATAAAACAACCAAAGTACCAAACATATCCAAAATCTACAAAGCATAATTTATCATACTGTAGAATTCTCAAGCCTTTTTTCATGATATAATGGTAGTGATGGTAGATTCCGATTTGTTTGAATCCTACATcaaaatgaagaataaaattaaaagttaaaatcgtaaaataaatcaagaataagtcaataatatgaaaaaatagtattgtatataatttagtattttccTTACATCAACATCTACTTTAATGCTATTAATTGTATAGCACTCAAACACTATGTTAGCTGTGGTTCCAAGCTCATTCGAAAGCTAATCTTGGTTATACATTAAAGCCTGAGAGGCTGAGCGTTTGACCGTTTGAGGAGAGGAGATGAGAAAAATCTGAGGAGAGGCTCTGAAGCTAACATATATGAGATAATGAGAATGAGAACCGTAACCATCaatgaaaattcaaaagctTCAGAGCCTCTCCTCAGATTTCTCTCCTCTCCTATCCTCTCCTCGAACGGTTAAACGCTAAGCAAAAAACCAgtcttttcatatatatattaggGCATTTTAGTCTTTTTAAATAAACAGAGGTTAAACCAGTCTCCATGGGGTGGGGATCTCTACCCCCTATTTCCAAGCCCCATACCCCCCTCCGGTGGATAAATCCCCACAGGTAGCCGCCTTGCCAGGTGTTTTTGCTATCCCTATGTGGAATTAGTTATAAATTTACGAAATTAGAATCTTAAATCTATTTTTCTGCATCATTATGAAAAGTGCAGCAACTTTAAATGATTATAACTATTTTCATAATGATCAGAATTACGTGGGACAAAATTTAGGGTGAACCTAGGATGTCTAGAGTTAGATTGGAGAATTGTGAGGTAGTTCGTTAACTGTGTGAATTATGGTAAATTTTTGAAGTATGGTTGTTGAAACTTTTTTGCTGCAGAATTTTGAGCGGGACAACAATTTTTTTGCCTCGCCACGATTGCTACAAATTGAATTTTGAGATCAAACTAATTTTGTTTGAAAGTTTGATGAATctagtttatttttttgaaaagtattGTCTGAAGTAGAGAAAATAGTTTTCCAGCACTTATGTCAGCAACTTCCAGTACTCAACTCCTAGAACTGAACACCTATTGCGTTtcaatcaaatataaataaaagcttGGTATATCTAGTGTTCAGTCCAAATTTTAGGGTGATCTAAG from Arachis duranensis cultivar V14167 chromosome 4, aradu.V14167.gnm2.J7QH, whole genome shotgun sequence encodes:
- the LOC107485268 gene encoding LOW QUALITY PROTEIN: uncharacterized protein LOC107485268 (The sequence of the model RefSeq protein was modified relative to this genomic sequence to represent the inferred CDS: substituted 2 bases at 2 genomic stop codons), which translates into the protein MAASTSTWSKPWLLSAWQLLFMLLFPSVFSTFAVAYRPGDIVPMSRMGQYHSSRTVWHDLIGRHCPIFAVNREVCFXVDLKTLLRGDSDFFFFXSARSFQVGREKFLIPWLLVVNRKSTEVPMIEVELRYSGNDFHGVTAKVVDMPHHYVEIHPEIRKQFWDSQHWPKHILVRYTWKEHSDIDVASGFYVLFGSGLMLSFILSIYILQSSREKLERFVRETVVESNMPGEVIAKVE